From the genome of Triticum aestivum cultivar Chinese Spring chromosome 3B, IWGSC CS RefSeq v2.1, whole genome shotgun sequence, one region includes:
- the LOC123066554 gene encoding alkane hydroxylase MAH1 translates to MASVSFLELSLALLCFVVFYYFHIRSKRQNPALPLDWPLVGMLPALLANLPRLHDWVTSVLTASPLSFRLAGPPRSGLQLFITADPANVRHVFTSNFPNYPKGPEFAQIMDILGGGIFNADGDSWRRQRAKAQLLMSGPRFRAFVSRCSRRKVERDLLPLLARVAGVGAGECDLQDVFLRLTFDVTTTLVLGVDPGCLAVGFPEVPFARAIDDAMDVLLVRSLLPLSWWKLVRRLGVGYERKMAVAGRDIDRFIGDTIAKRREAVKATGGIEDSADLLSSYIDDDDGDAGSGTVVDVFLRDTTLNLVIAGRDTTGSALTWFFYLLTRNPGVVSKILAELDTIKTTTTTLDGMVTYDPDELGRLVYLHAALCESLRLYPPLPMEHKGVAAAEALPSGHEVRPGDKILVSLYAMGRMEAVWGKDCREFRPERWIGEDGKLRYVPSYKFISFNSGPRTCLGKDMAVVQLKAVAAAVVRNFEVDFVAGHVIEPKISVILHMKNGFKARIKRRQVMNSL, encoded by the coding sequence ATGGCGTCCGTCTCCTTCCTCGAGCTCTCGCTCGCCTTGCTCTGCTTCGTGGTCTTCTACTACTTCCACATCAGGTCCAAGCGGCAGAACCCAGCGCTCCCGCTGGACTGGCCGCTGGTGGGCATGCTCCCGGCGCTCCTCGCCAACCTGCCGCGCCTCCACGACTGGGTCACCTCCGTCCTCACTGCCAGCCCGCTCAGCTTCCGCCTCGCCGGCCCGCCGCGCTCGGGGCTGCAGCTCTTCATCACCGCCGATCCGGCCAACGTTCGCCACGTGTTCACCTCCAACTTCCCCAACTACCCCAAGGGCCCCGAGTTCGCCCAGATCATGGACATTTTGGGCGGTGGTATCTTCAACGCCGACGGCGACTCCTGGCGCCGCCAGCGTGCCAAGGCACAGCTGCTCATGTCCGGGCCTCGGTTCCGAGCCTTCGTGTCCCGCTGCAGCCGCCGCAAGGTCGAGCGCGACCTGCTCCCGCTGCTAGCCCGCGTCGCAGGCGTCGGCGCCGGTGAGTGCGACCTGCAGGACGTGTTCCTCAGGCTCACGTTCGACGTTACAACCACGCTGGTCTTGGGCGTCGACCCAGGCTGCCTGGCCGTCGGCTTCCCGGAGGTGCCGTTCGCGCGCGCCATAGATGACGCCATGGACGTGCTCCTTGTCCGCAGCCTGCTCCCGCTGTCCTGGTGGAAGCTGGTGCGGCGGCTCGGGGTCGGGTACGAGCGGAAGATGGCGGTGGCGGGGCGCGACATCGACCGGTTCATCGGCGACACGATCGCCAAGCGGCGGGAGGCGGTGAAGGCCACAGGTGGAATCGAGGACTCGGCGGACCTGCTCTCCTCCTAcatcgacgacgacgatggcgacgcCGGCAGCGGCACGGTCGTCGACGTATTCCTCCGCGACACGACCCTGAACCTTGTGATCGCCGGCCGGGACACGACCGGGTCGGCGCTGACCTGGTTCTTCTACCTCCTCACCAGGAACCCGGGCGTGGTGTCCAAGATCCTGGCAGAGCTCGACACCATcaagaccaccaccaccaccctggACGGCATGGTGACCTACGACCCGGACGAGCTCGGCCGGCTGGTGTACCTGCACGCCGCCCTGTGCGAGTCGCTCCGGCTGTACCCGCCGTTGCCGATGGAGCACAAGGGAGTGGCCGCCGCCGAGGCGCTACCGAGCGGGCACGAGGTGCGGCCAGGGGACAAGATCCTTGTGTCGCTGTACGCGATGGGGAGGATGGAGGCCGTGTGGGGCAAGGACTGCCGGGAGTTCCGGCCGGAGCGGTGGATCGGGGAGGACGGCAAGCTGCGGTACGTGCCGTCGTACAAGTTCATCTCCTTCAACTCCGGGCCGCGGACCTGCCTCGGCAAGGACATGGCGGTCGTGCAGCTCAAGGCCGTGGCGGCCGCCGTGGTGAGGAACTTCGAGGTGGACTTCGTGGCGGGGCACGTCATCGAGCCCAAGATCTCCGTCATTCTCCACATGAAGAACGGCTTCAAGGCCAGGATCAAGAGGAGGCAGGTGATGAACAGCTTATGA
- the LOC123072392 gene encoding glucan endo-1,3-beta-glucosidase GIII, which translates to MAKHGVAPTLTVAVALFVLVALAAFPAAQSIGVCNGVIGNNLPAPSDVVKLYKSKGINAMRIYEPESNVLKALSGTGIGLLMDVGNGALTSLANDPSAAPAWVKANVQPYPGVSFRYIAVGNEVMDSAGQKTILPAMKNVQAALTAAGLGSIKVSTSLRFDVVTNTFPPSNGVFADLDYMGPILDSLASTGAPLLANVYPYFAYKGDPQNIKLNYATFVPGTTVNDDGNGLTYTNLFDAMVDSIYAALEDADKPGMKVVVSESGWPSASGFGATAQNAQAYNQGLIKHVGNGTPKRSGPLETYLFAMFNENLKTGEPTENHFGLFNPDKSPAYSISF; encoded by the exons ATGGCGAAGCATGGTGTTGCTCCCACGCTTACAGTTGCAGTGGCGCTGTTTGTTCTTGTTGCCCTCGCAGCATTTCCAGCAG CGCAGTCTATCGGCGTCTGCAACGGCGTGATCGGCAACAACCTGCCGGCGCCCAGCGACGTCGTCAAGCTCTACAAATCCAAGGGCATCAACGCCATGCGGATCTACGAGCCGGAGAGCAACGTCCTCAAGGCGCTCAGCGGCACCGGCATCGGCCTCCTCATGGACGTCGGCAACGGCGCGCTAACCAGCCTCGCCAACGACCCCTCCGCCGCGCCCGCCTGGGTCAAGGCCAACGTCCAGCCCTACCCGGGCGTCTCCTTCCGCTACATCGCCGTGGGCAACGAGGTCATGGACAGCGCTGGGCAGAAGACCATCCTCCCGGCCATGAAGAACGTACAAGCGGCGCTCACGGCTGCCGGCCTCGGCAGCATAAAGGTTTCCACGTCGTTGCGGTTCGACGTGGTCACCAACACCTTCCCGCCCTCCAACGGCGTGTTCGCGGACCTTGACTACATGGGACCGATCCTGGACTCCCTGGCGAGCACCGGCGCGCCGCTTCTGGCCAACGTGTACCCCTACTTCGCCTACAAAGGCGACCCGCAGAACATCAAGCTCAACTACGCCACCTTCGTGCCGGGCACCACCGTGAACGACGACGGCAACGGCCTGACCTACACGAACCTCTTCGACGCCATGGTCGACTCCATCTATGCCGCGCTGGAGGACGCGGACAAACCGGGGATGAAGGTCGTCGTGTCCGAGAGCGGGTGGCCGTCGGCCAGTGGGTTCGGGGCGACGGCGCAGAACGCGCAGGCGTACAACCAGGGATTGATCAAACATGTCGGCAATGGCACGCCCAAGAGATCCGGGCCGTTGGAGACGTACCTGTTCGCTATGTTCAACGAGAACCTGAAGACAGGGGAACCGACAGAGAACCACTTTGGGCTGTTCAATCCGGACAAGTCGCCGGCCTACTCCATTAGTTTCTGA
- the LOC123072393 gene encoding glucan endo-1,3-beta-glucosidase GIII, which translates to MAKQGVDVAVALVLVALAAFPAVHSIGVCNGVLGNDLPAPSDVVKLYQSKGINAMRIYEPESNVLKALSGTGISLLMDVGKALPSLASSRSAAAAWVKANVSSFPGVSFRYIAVGNEVIDSASQKTILPAMRNLQRAIVAAGLGGSVKVSTSVRFDVVTNTFPPSDGVFKDQSFMGPILEFLASTGAPLLVNVYPYFAYEKDPQNIQLNFATFVPGSTTVNDNGLTYTNLFDAMVDSIYAALEKAGKPGVKVVISESGWPSDEGFGATAQNARAYNQGLINHVGNGTPKRPGPLETYIFAMFNENLKDGEKSEKHFGLFNPDMSPAYSITF; encoded by the exons ATGGCAAAGCAAGGTGTAGACGTCGCAGTGGCGCTTGTCCTCGTTGCCCTCGCAGCATTTCCAGCAG TGCACTCCATCGGCGTCTGCAACGGCGTGCTGGGCAACGACCTGCCGGCGCCGAGCGACGTCGTGAAGCTCTACCAATCCAAGGGCATCAACGCCATGAGGATCTACGAGCCGGAGAGCAACGTCCTCAAGGCGCTCAGCGGCACGGGCATCAGCCTCCTCATGGACGTCGGCAAGGCGCTACCCAGCCTCGCCTCCAGCCGCTCCGCTGCGGCCGCCTGGGTAAAGGCCAACGTCTCCTCCTTCCCGGGCGTCTCCTTCCGCTACATCGCCGTCGGCAACGAGGTCATCGACAGCGCCAGCCAGAAGACCATCCTCCCGGCCATGAGGAACTTACAACGGGCGATCGTGGCCGCCGGCCTCGGCGGCAGCGTGAAGGTGTCGACTTCTGTGCGGTTCGACGTGGTCACCAACACCTTCCCGCCCTCCGACGGTGTGTTCAAGGACCAATCATTCATGGGGCCCATCCTTGAGTTCCTGGCGAGCACCGGCGCACCGCTGCTGGTCAACGTCTACCCCTACTTCGCCTACGAGAAGGACCCGCAGAACATCCAGCTCAACTTCGCTACCTTCGTGCCAGGCAGCACCACCGTGAACGACAACGGGCTGACATACACGAACCTCTTCGACGCCATGGTCGACTCCATCTACGCCGCGCTGGAGAAAGCCGGCAAGCCCGGGGTTAAGGTGGTCATATCTGAGAGCGGGTGGCCGTCGGACGAAGGTTTCGGGGCGACGGCGCAGAACGCGCGGGCGTATAACCAGGGGTTGATCAACCACGTCGGCAACGGCACGCCCAAACGGCCCGGGCCGTTGGAGACGTACATTTTCGCCATGTTCAACGAGAACCTGAAGGACGGGGAGAAGAGCGAGAAGCACTTTGGGCTGTTCAATCCGGACATGTCGCCGGCCTACTCCATTACTTTCTGA